The Oxalobacteraceae bacterium OTU3CINTB1 genome includes a window with the following:
- a CDS encoding transposase — MPDYKRIYIEGGTYFFTLVTARRAPIFVNPEARLLLRTAIQKVRCRHPFEIVGMVLLPDHMHALWRLPAGDSDFSIRWRLIKTHMTRYAGQGKRLWQARYWEHAIRDEHDLSLHLDYLHWNPLKHSLVNRVQDWPWSSFHRYVAAGVYPVDWCGARELADYAFG; from the coding sequence ATGCCCGACTACAAGCGGATCTACATCGAAGGCGGCACCTACTTCTTTACGCTCGTCACCGCGCGACGTGCGCCGATCTTCGTCAACCCGGAGGCAAGGCTACTACTACGCACCGCGATACAGAAGGTCCGATGTCGTCATCCTTTCGAGATTGTCGGCATGGTGCTCTTGCCAGATCACATGCACGCGCTATGGCGCTTGCCGGCAGGCGATAGTGATTTTTCAATCCGTTGGCGCTTGATCAAAACGCATATGACTCGGTATGCAGGTCAGGGAAAACGCCTTTGGCAAGCGCGATATTGGGAGCATGCCATCCGCGATGAGCATGATTTAAGCCTTCATTTGGATTATCTTCATTGGAATCCCCTTAAACACAGCCTGGTAAATCGGGTCCAGGATTGGCCTTGGTCGAGTTTTCACCGTTATGTCGCAGCCGGGGTTTATCCGGTGGATTGGTGTGGGGCGCGTGAGTTGGCGGATTACGCCTTCGGCTAA
- a CDS encoding glycoside hydrolase family 2: protein MSLTEPLFEYPRPQLVRDDWQSLNGEWEFAFDGDRRRGMAGEGVEWTHRINVPFAPESGASGLGDRSFHCVCWYRRRVELARRGQRTMLHFGAVDYHARVWVNGMLVADHEGGHTPFCADITDVLVEGPAQTIVVRAEDDPADLAKPRGKQDWQLEPHSIWYPRTTGIWQSVWLEPVPATYIRALRWTPVFDGFEIGCEVLAGGDPRADLSVEVRVTHGDTLLAADRYLMVGMEATRKIVLSDPGIDDSRNDLLWSPESPTLLDAELTLYHGDQVIDRVRSYTAMRSVAINRDRFMLNGRPYPLRLVLDQGYWPDTLMTAPSDAALRRDVELAKEMGFNGVRKHQKIEDPRYLYWADKLGLLVWGEMPSGYAFSARAITRLLKEWTEAIERDYSHPCLIVWVPFNESWGVPNLTSMQAHRNAVEALYHLTRMLDSTRPVIGNDGWEASATDILGIHDYDADPLRLRQRYEVADPVRTLFDQRRPGGRILTLDGFPHRGQPIVLTEFGGIAYDTRATGNRTWGYSRATDDESFLAQYTELLKAVSETTMFSGFCYTQFTDTFQETNGLLNADRSPKVALAEICRATCHGANLFPLPGV from the coding sequence ATGAGTTTGACTGAGCCTCTGTTTGAGTATCCGCGCCCGCAACTGGTGCGCGACGACTGGCAATCGCTGAACGGCGAATGGGAGTTCGCCTTCGACGGCGACCGCCGCCGCGGCATGGCGGGCGAGGGGGTCGAGTGGACCCACCGCATCAACGTGCCGTTCGCGCCGGAGTCCGGCGCCAGCGGGTTGGGCGACCGATCGTTTCACTGCGTTTGCTGGTACCGCCGCCGTGTCGAGCTGGCCCGGCGCGGCCAGCGCACGATGCTGCATTTCGGCGCGGTCGACTACCATGCGCGGGTGTGGGTCAACGGCATGCTGGTGGCCGACCACGAGGGCGGCCACACGCCGTTTTGCGCCGACATCACCGACGTGCTGGTCGAGGGGCCGGCGCAGACCATCGTGGTGCGGGCCGAGGACGATCCGGCCGACCTCGCCAAGCCGCGCGGCAAGCAGGATTGGCAGCTCGAGCCGCATTCGATCTGGTATCCGCGCACCACCGGCATCTGGCAGAGCGTCTGGCTCGAACCGGTGCCGGCCACCTACATCCGCGCGCTGCGCTGGACGCCGGTGTTCGACGGTTTCGAGATCGGCTGCGAGGTGCTGGCCGGTGGCGATCCGCGCGCCGACCTGTCGGTCGAGGTGCGCGTCACCCACGGCGACACGCTGCTGGCGGCCGACCGCTATCTGATGGTCGGCATGGAGGCGACCCGCAAGATCGTGCTGTCGGACCCCGGCATCGACGATTCGCGCAACGACCTGCTGTGGAGCCCGGAGAGTCCGACCCTGCTCGACGCCGAGCTGACCTTGTACCACGGCGACCAGGTCATCGACCGGGTGCGCTCGTACACCGCAATGCGGTCGGTGGCGATCAACCGCGACCGCTTCATGCTCAACGGCCGGCCATATCCGCTGCGGCTGGTGCTCGACCAGGGCTACTGGCCCGACACGCTGATGACGGCGCCGTCGGACGCGGCGCTGCGCCGCGATGTCGAGCTGGCCAAGGAAATGGGCTTTAACGGCGTGCGCAAGCACCAGAAGATCGAGGACCCGCGCTACCTGTACTGGGCGGACAAGCTCGGCCTGCTGGTGTGGGGCGAGATGCCGTCCGGCTATGCGTTCAGCGCGCGTGCCATCACCCGGCTGCTGAAGGAATGGACCGAGGCCATCGAGCGCGACTACAGCCATCCGTGCCTGATCGTCTGGGTGCCGTTCAACGAATCGTGGGGCGTGCCGAACCTGACGTCGATGCAGGCGCACCGCAACGCCGTCGAGGCCTTGTACCACCTGACGCGCATGCTCGATTCGACCCGGCCGGTGATCGGCAACGACGGCTGGGAGGCGTCGGCCACCGACATCCTGGGCATCCACGACTACGACGCCGATCCGTTGCGGCTGCGCCAGCGCTACGAGGTGGCCGATCCGGTGCGCACCTTGTTCGACCAGCGCCGCCCCGGCGGGCGCATCCTGACGCTGGACGGCTTCCCGCATCGCGGCCAGCCCATCGTGCTGACCGAGTTCGGCGGCATCGCCTACGACACCCGGGCCACCGGCAACCGCACCTGGGGTTATTCCCGCGCGACCGACGATGAGTCTTTCCTGGCGCAATACACCGAGCTGCTCAAGGCGGTGTCGGAGACGACGATGTTCAGCGGTTTTTGCTACACGCAGTTCACCGATACCTTCCAGGAGACCAACGGCCTGCTCAACGCCGACCGCAGTCCCAAGGTGGCGCTCGCGGAGATTTGCAGGGCGACCTGCCATGGCGCCAACCTGTTTCCACTGCCGGGAGTGTGA
- a CDS encoding HAMP domain-containing histidine kinase, with product MSDIQPSKSPPELIGTDYHDRPQDLPPVAGQLLALRDRLMADWTAAILADIQRANQLLPPILINTLPTFYDNLVQALAPGYPRRNAVVGTSIASAHGDERARMTNYQPHELIAEYQIFKRVFLRMVERERVPLTPEQLIQVHESVDAAVLEAIAAYTATQERLRQDYVATLAHDLRTPLSTIGMAATLLARRPEPQQAADLVARVQSNVEHIDAMVRELLDTAALNSAQKLPLDISCFRLRELAEEVLADAPQRSGPYELEGDAPPGHWSRRLLKRALENLLRNAWKYGDGERPLRIAISTAPGRASIAVSNSGEPIPEERIADVFLMFRRHARNGVQGWGLGLPFVRHVAESHGGSVLIDSSAERGTTVTIDLPADARPFSTQLQGQQPGRQAQQNGRQAS from the coding sequence ATGAGCGATATCCAGCCATCAAAAAGTCCGCCCGAGCTCATCGGTACCGATTACCACGACCGGCCGCAGGACCTGCCGCCGGTGGCGGGGCAGTTGCTCGCGCTGCGCGATCGGCTGATGGCCGATTGGACCGCCGCGATCCTGGCCGACATCCAGCGTGCCAACCAGTTGCTGCCGCCAATACTGATCAATACCTTGCCGACGTTTTATGACAACCTGGTGCAGGCGCTGGCGCCGGGCTACCCGCGCCGCAACGCGGTCGTGGGCACGTCGATCGCCTCGGCCCACGGCGACGAGCGGGCCCGCATGACCAACTACCAGCCGCACGAGCTGATCGCCGAGTACCAGATCTTCAAGCGCGTCTTCCTGCGCATGGTCGAGCGGGAACGGGTGCCGCTAACGCCCGAGCAACTGATACAAGTGCACGAATCGGTCGATGCGGCCGTGCTCGAGGCGATCGCCGCCTACACGGCGACGCAGGAGCGGTTGCGCCAGGACTATGTGGCGACGCTGGCGCACGATCTGCGCACGCCGCTCAGCACGATAGGCATGGCGGCGACGTTGCTGGCCAGGCGCCCGGAGCCGCAACAGGCGGCCGATTTGGTCGCCCGCGTCCAGTCCAATGTCGAGCACATCGATGCGATGGTGCGCGAGCTGCTCGACACGGCGGCGCTGAACAGCGCCCAAAAGCTGCCGCTCGATATCAGCTGCTTCCGCCTGCGCGAGCTGGCCGAGGAGGTGCTGGCGGACGCGCCCCAGCGGTCCGGCCCGTACGAACTGGAAGGCGACGCGCCGCCCGGCCACTGGAGCCGGCGCCTGCTCAAGCGCGCGCTGGAGAACCTGCTGCGCAACGCTTGGAAGTACGGCGATGGGGAGCGGCCTTTGCGGATCGCGATCTCCACCGCGCCGGGCCGCGCCAGCATCGCCGTCAGCAACAGCGGCGAGCCGATACCCGAGGAGCGCATCGCCGACGTGTTCCTGATGTTTCGCCGTCATGCGCGCAACGGCGTGCAGGGTTGGGGACTGGGCCTGCCGTTCGTCCGGCATGTGGCCGAGTCGCACGGCGGCAGCGTGCTGATCGACAGTTCGGCCGAGCGCGGCACGACCGTGACGATCGACCTGCCGGCCGATGCGCGGCCGTTCTCGACGCAGCTCCAAGGCCAGCAACCCGGTCGGCAAGCTCAGCAAAATGGCCGTCAAGCGAGCTAG
- a CDS encoding TonB-dependent receptor, giving the protein MKNPHHMLAMLAATQLLALPAALAQDATRQPYQLAGAPLDKTLLRIAAESGVALAYDPKLVETARSAPVSGNFSATEAITRALEGTGFELATSGGGRALTIRRAPAPAAPARPATPIQAPIVQTSLRQPVSAAAAAVAPATEVLARVTVKGARRNSADQETDNIQRAPTSSYRVTGDEAEQQNLTTLEDLQQLIPGLVIQSTDPSDTQISIRGVGDGGGQASGDANIGMPSSVAIYVDNVYLARAGMLGNGLGDIAYAEVLSGAQGAAFGANATGGVLNIHTREPSFTPEASATVSIGENGYARGRVMVSGPLDDNWAGRLNLVYSNNDGAVTNVRNGNRLNGASSTGARGQLLYKQGDAFRLRLSADYSNTNSKPTPVLLATNVFSGTDGYLAKSKAIGNNIVFGPQVDLDDENRVHVVQGGASAVADWQLESGYKLRSVTSVRYFRTNPVMADGFSVNIYNNTGTQVRDHTWSQELRLESPVGEDYDYAVGLNYLGQNLDTVAHTRYAAGTLAGVYYASASYNNLDVIRFGKLRDHMLSPYAQGTWHIASGWDLNAGLRFNYEEKSGQFVRLNRVPFNSGNLKEYHQLPSGTLVLKYQLTPEWNSYLAGSYGEKSGGLNVSAGAARQAGNDSLYIKPEKTRTAELGVKGSLWDDKVTVKADLFLTEISDFQTQGYNPDDQQTYLMNAGSFRSRGAETSIRAALTRNLQVDFAAVYNDATYTDYDNARCAPEVTLSPKPPPSCNLTGQRVFNAPKVTWNASARYSWRSENGLNNFVGARYAYRGWMYGTVDNSSLTRVSSYGLASFSAGTGGKLQRGDWSASLWINNAFDKTYYRRLSSGDYGTVWGWLGESRTIGATLAYKY; this is encoded by the coding sequence TTGAAGAATCCACACCACATGCTGGCGATGTTGGCCGCCACCCAGTTACTCGCCTTGCCGGCCGCGCTGGCGCAGGACGCGACACGCCAGCCGTATCAGCTGGCCGGGGCGCCGCTGGACAAAACCCTGTTGCGCATTGCCGCCGAAAGCGGTGTGGCGCTGGCGTACGACCCGAAGCTGGTTGAGACGGCGCGCTCGGCGCCCGTCAGCGGCAATTTCAGCGCCACCGAGGCGATCACCCGCGCTTTGGAGGGTACCGGCTTCGAGCTCGCCACCAGCGGCGGCGGGCGCGCGCTGACCATCCGCCGCGCTCCGGCTCCCGCAGCGCCGGCGCGTCCGGCCACGCCGATTCAGGCGCCGATCGTGCAGACCTCGTTGCGGCAGCCCGTTTCCGCCGCCGCCGCCGCCGTGGCGCCGGCAACCGAAGTGCTGGCGCGCGTGACGGTCAAAGGCGCCCGCCGCAACAGCGCCGATCAGGAGACCGACAACATCCAGCGCGCGCCGACATCGTCGTACCGTGTGACCGGCGACGAGGCCGAGCAGCAGAACCTGACGACGCTCGAGGATTTGCAGCAGCTGATTCCGGGCCTGGTGATACAGAGCACCGATCCGTCCGATACCCAGATTAGCATTCGTGGCGTCGGCGACGGCGGAGGGCAGGCGAGCGGCGACGCCAATATCGGCATGCCAAGCAGCGTGGCGATCTACGTCGACAACGTGTACCTTGCGCGCGCCGGCATGTTGGGGAATGGACTGGGCGATATCGCCTATGCCGAGGTGCTCAGCGGCGCGCAGGGCGCGGCCTTCGGCGCCAACGCCACCGGCGGCGTGTTGAATATCCATACGCGGGAGCCGTCGTTCACGCCGGAGGCATCGGCCACGGTGTCGATCGGGGAGAATGGTTACGCGCGCGGACGGGTGATGGTCTCCGGCCCTCTGGATGACAATTGGGCGGGTCGCTTGAATCTGGTCTACAGCAATAACGATGGCGCGGTCACCAATGTCCGCAACGGCAATCGCCTGAACGGAGCTTCCAGCACCGGCGCGCGCGGACAACTGTTATATAAGCAGGGCGACGCGTTCCGATTGCGGCTAAGCGCCGACTACAGCAATACCAACAGCAAGCCGACGCCGGTGCTGCTGGCCACCAATGTCTTCAGCGGCACCGACGGCTACTTGGCGAAGTCCAAGGCGATCGGGAACAACATCGTGTTCGGCCCGCAGGTCGATCTGGACGATGAAAACCGGGTACATGTGGTGCAGGGCGGCGCTTCCGCCGTCGCCGATTGGCAGCTCGAGAGCGGCTACAAGCTGCGCTCAGTGACATCGGTGCGCTACTTCCGCACAAATCCGGTAATGGCCGACGGCTTTAGCGTCAACATCTACAACAACACCGGCACCCAGGTGCGCGATCATACATGGTCACAGGAATTGCGCCTGGAATCGCCGGTCGGCGAGGACTACGACTATGCGGTCGGCCTGAATTATCTTGGCCAGAATCTGGACACGGTGGCGCATACCCGCTACGCCGCCGGTACGCTGGCCGGCGTGTATTACGCTTCGGCGTCGTACAACAACCTCGACGTGATCCGGTTCGGGAAACTGCGCGACCATATGCTGTCGCCTTACGCGCAAGGCACCTGGCACATCGCTTCGGGCTGGGATTTGAACGCTGGCCTGCGCTTCAATTACGAGGAGAAGAGTGGCCAGTTTGTGCGCCTCAATCGCGTGCCCTTCAATTCGGGCAACCTGAAGGAATACCATCAACTGCCATCGGGGACGCTGGTGCTGAAGTATCAATTGACGCCGGAGTGGAACAGCTATCTGGCTGGCTCCTATGGCGAAAAGTCCGGTGGCCTGAATGTCTCCGCCGGCGCCGCGCGACAGGCCGGCAACGATTCGCTGTACATCAAACCCGAGAAGACCAGAACCGCCGAATTGGGTGTGAAAGGCTCGCTGTGGGACGACAAGGTGACGGTGAAGGCAGACCTGTTCCTGACCGAGATCAGCGACTTCCAAACCCAAGGCTACAATCCCGACGACCAACAAACCTACTTGATGAACGCCGGGAGCTTCCGCTCGCGCGGCGCCGAAACCAGTATCCGTGCCGCGCTAACGCGCAATCTGCAGGTCGATTTCGCCGCCGTGTATAACGACGCCACCTACACGGACTATGACAATGCGCGCTGCGCGCCGGAGGTGACGTTGTCGCCGAAACCGCCGCCATCCTGCAACCTGACCGGCCAGCGCGTGTTCAATGCGCCGAAGGTGACGTGGAACGCCAGCGCGCGCTATAGCTGGCGCAGCGAAAATGGCCTGAACAACTTCGTCGGCGCGCGCTACGCCTATCGCGGCTGGATGTACGGCACGGTGGACAATTCTTCGCTCACCCGCGTGAGTAGTTATGGCCTGGCCTCGTTTTCGGCCGGCACCGGTGGTAAGCTCCAACGCGGCGACTGGAGCGCCTCGCTCTGGATCAACAACGCCTTCGACAAAACGTACTACCGCCGTCTCTCCAGCGGCGACTACGGCACGGTCTGGGGCTGGCTGGGCGAGTCGCGCACGATCGGCGCGACCCTGGCTTACAAATATTGA
- a CDS encoding tryptophan-rich sensory protein — translation MTPNAPTHARPLRLPALAGWLLLTFAFAAIGAFASAQAGAFYMQLDRPSWAPPAWLFGPAWSVLYLLMGIAAWRVQRTDDQGGVRTEMTLYVVQLALNALWTWLFFAWRQGAWAFVEILVLWLLIAATIRAFGRRDRIAGLLLVPYILWVSYATALCYSIWQRNPSVLG, via the coding sequence ATGACGCCAAACGCCCCAACCCACGCCAGACCACTGCGACTGCCGGCGCTTGCCGGATGGTTGCTGCTGACGTTCGCCTTCGCCGCCATCGGCGCCTTTGCATCGGCGCAGGCGGGCGCGTTCTACATGCAGCTGGACCGGCCCTCCTGGGCGCCGCCGGCGTGGCTGTTCGGTCCCGCGTGGAGCGTGCTGTATCTGTTAATGGGCATCGCCGCCTGGCGCGTGCAGCGCACCGACGATCAAGGCGGCGTGCGGACGGAGATGACGCTGTATGTGGTTCAACTGGCGTTGAACGCCTTGTGGACATGGTTATTTTTCGCCTGGCGCCAGGGCGCTTGGGCGTTCGTGGAAATTCTTGTGCTATGGCTACTGATCGCCGCCACGATCCGCGCGTTCGGGCGCCGCGACAGGATCGCCGGGCTGTTGCTGGTGCCCTATATCCTGTGGGTCAGCTACGCCACGGCACTGTGCTACAGCATCTGGCAACGCAACCCCTCGGTATTGGGCTAG
- a CDS encoding DUF6250 domain-containing protein produces the protein MSDTLERRQFLKLASLLTGGVAVLADVLPAQAFAAHSADAGAPVPAPAGETVLHWLEGAPASFSGATWGVPWPQGRVPGNAAFELRGAAAGAGAGASKGAVKAVQSWPLAYWPDGTLKWSAHALPPEAGGGKPEAGYTLHPLIGAEASSAGPAGATLAKEGSGGIDIDTGVLQCALPRSGAVLVTAMKRSGKPLLRDGRLLLLVDDTIDDESAGAGRRSYDGAIDKVTLEQNGPLRAVVRVDGSHRHADGARLLPFVVRLYFYKNSDTVRLVHTLVYDADPAQAYIRGVGLRFGVPLSSPLHDRHIRFVGDNGGVFGEAVRGLTGLRRDAGQSVYDAQLSGRAVPLKEMSAAVTKGLPYVPAFGHYTLLQSHPDGFSISKRTKAGQGWIHAATGARASGTGYVGTPDGGVAFGVRNFWQSYPGQIDISGAETSLATVTMWLWAPKASAMDLRFYHDGMGEDTFEKQRAALDITYEDYEPEFGTPYGVARTSELEWQLLPATPSADELVAISRRIQSPPQLLATPARLHQAGVFSEYWSPAPERPSPEAAKLEKQLAWSFDFYRNQVEYRKWYGFWDYGDVMHTYDEQRHVWRYDVGGYAWDNSELSTDIWLWHYFLHSGRADVFRMAEAMTRHTGEVDVHHIGPFAPLGSRHSVQHWGDSAKQLRISTAVNRRFMYYLTADERIGDLLTEQVDAVERLRTVIPGRKIGQVAPADDPKNYASVAFGTDWGAVAAAWFTEWERSGKPKYRDKLLASMASIAAQPLGFLAGGGVMDLRTGAYVVDREKKISVSHLSAVFGLPEICSELIRTVPQPGFRDAWLRYCRLYNASEKEQKAELGQDLGKLNLGQGHARLLAYAAVEWQDRAMLKRAWAQFYEGRAGLVEKDLVSRRVKPPVVLTEVEEAPRISTNSIAQWGLGALGMMALDATSAVVCKDDFQRFDPQAWAVEAEAGDAGEAAQAVSRALVLDASRGLTVWLRKRLIGHYEISFTRTVLAEGKPNERLSDLNFFWEAQLAGGGTPKPFRRSGKLEEYDNVPMFYAGIGGNTNTTSRFRYYDGSGERKLLQEYLAPEYLLKSNHPYRIRIVVDAKGTRLYVDDREFFSAPGPLAGGGYFGFRTTQSRQKIENFEVRRVG, from the coding sequence ATGAGCGATACACTGGAACGGCGTCAATTTCTTAAACTGGCGTCCTTGCTGACGGGCGGCGTCGCCGTGCTGGCCGACGTCCTGCCCGCGCAGGCGTTCGCCGCGCACAGCGCGGATGCCGGCGCTCCCGTCCCGGCGCCGGCCGGCGAAACGGTCCTGCATTGGCTCGAAGGCGCGCCCGCCAGTTTCAGTGGCGCGACTTGGGGCGTTCCATGGCCGCAGGGGCGGGTGCCCGGGAATGCGGCGTTCGAGTTGCGTGGCGCCGCCGCTGGTGCCGGTGCCGGTGCCAGCAAAGGCGCCGTGAAGGCGGTGCAATCCTGGCCGCTGGCCTACTGGCCCGATGGCACGCTCAAATGGTCGGCGCACGCGCTGCCGCCCGAAGCCGGCGGCGGCAAGCCGGAAGCCGGCTACACGCTGCATCCGCTGATCGGCGCCGAAGCCTCCAGCGCCGGCCCGGCCGGCGCCACGCTGGCAAAGGAAGGTTCCGGCGGCATCGACATCGATACGGGCGTGCTGCAATGCGCGCTTCCCCGCTCGGGCGCGGTGCTGGTGACGGCGATGAAGCGGTCGGGAAAGCCGCTGCTGCGCGATGGCCGGCTGTTGCTGCTGGTGGACGATACGATCGACGACGAATCGGCGGGCGCCGGGCGCCGCTCCTACGATGGTGCGATCGACAAGGTGACGCTCGAGCAGAACGGACCGCTGCGCGCGGTGGTTCGTGTCGATGGCAGCCACCGGCACGCGGACGGCGCCAGGCTGCTGCCGTTCGTGGTTCGCCTGTACTTCTACAAGAACTCGGACACGGTTCGCCTGGTGCACACGCTGGTGTACGACGCCGATCCGGCCCAAGCGTATATCCGCGGCGTCGGGCTGCGCTTCGGCGTGCCGCTGTCCAGCCCTCTGCACGACCGCCACATCCGCTTCGTCGGCGATAACGGCGGCGTCTTCGGCGAGGCGGTGCGCGGCCTGACCGGCTTGCGCCGCGATGCCGGTCAAAGCGTCTACGATGCCCAATTGTCCGGCCGGGCGGTGCCGCTGAAGGAAATGTCGGCGGCGGTCACCAAGGGACTGCCTTACGTCCCGGCGTTCGGCCACTACACGCTGCTGCAATCGCATCCGGATGGCTTCTCGATCAGCAAGCGCACCAAGGCCGGCCAGGGCTGGATCCATGCCGCCACCGGCGCGCGCGCCAGTGGCACCGGCTATGTCGGCACGCCGGACGGCGGTGTCGCTTTCGGCGTGCGCAATTTCTGGCAAAGCTATCCCGGCCAGATCGATATCAGTGGCGCGGAAACCTCGCTCGCCACGGTCACCATGTGGCTGTGGGCGCCCAAGGCTTCGGCGATGGACCTGCGCTTCTACCATGACGGCATGGGCGAGGACACGTTCGAGAAGCAGCGCGCCGCGCTCGACATCACCTACGAGGACTACGAGCCGGAATTCGGCACGCCGTACGGCGTCGCCCGCACCAGCGAGCTGGAATGGCAACTGCTGCCGGCGACGCCTTCGGCCGATGAACTGGTGGCGATCAGCCGCCGTATCCAGTCGCCGCCCCAGTTGCTGGCGACGCCAGCGCGGCTGCATCAAGCCGGCGTGTTCAGCGAATACTGGAGTCCCGCGCCGGAACGGCCGTCGCCGGAGGCGGCCAAGCTGGAAAAGCAGCTGGCGTGGAGTTTCGACTTTTATCGCAACCAGGTCGAGTACCGCAAATGGTACGGCTTCTGGGATTACGGCGATGTGATGCACACGTATGACGAGCAGCGTCATGTCTGGCGCTATGACGTGGGCGGCTACGCGTGGGACAACTCGGAGTTGAGCACCGATATCTGGTTGTGGCACTACTTCCTGCACAGCGGCCGCGCCGACGTGTTCCGCATGGCCGAGGCGATGACGCGCCACACCGGCGAGGTCGATGTCCACCATATCGGTCCGTTCGCGCCGCTCGGTTCGCGCCACAGCGTTCAGCACTGGGGCGACAGCGCCAAGCAGTTGCGCATCTCGACCGCCGTCAACCGCCGCTTCATGTACTACCTGACCGCCGACGAACGCATCGGCGATCTGCTCACCGAGCAAGTCGACGCGGTGGAGCGCCTGCGCACCGTCATCCCGGGCCGGAAGATCGGCCAGGTGGCGCCGGCGGACGATCCGAAAAACTACGCGAGCGTTGCCTTTGGCACCGACTGGGGCGCGGTGGCGGCGGCCTGGTTCACCGAATGGGAACGCAGCGGCAAACCCAAGTACCGCGACAAGCTGTTGGCCAGCATGGCCAGTATCGCCGCGCAGCCGCTCGGGTTCCTGGCCGGCGGCGGCGTGATGGACCTGCGCACCGGCGCGTACGTCGTCGATCGCGAGAAAAAAATCAGTGTGTCGCATCTGAGCGCTGTCTTCGGGCTGCCGGAGATTTGCAGCGAATTGATACGCACCGTGCCGCAGCCGGGGTTCCGCGATGCGTGGCTGCGCTACTGCCGCTTGTATAACGCCAGCGAGAAGGAGCAGAAGGCGGAACTCGGCCAGGACCTCGGCAAGCTGAATCTGGGACAGGGCCACGCGCGCCTGCTGGCCTATGCGGCGGTGGAATGGCAGGACCGCGCGATGCTCAAACGCGCCTGGGCGCAGTTTTATGAGGGCCGGGCGGGCCTGGTGGAGAAGGACCTGGTATCGCGCCGCGTGAAGCCGCCCGTGGTGCTGACGGAAGTGGAGGAGGCGCCGAGGATTTCGACCAATTCGATCGCCCAGTGGGGCCTCGGCGCCTTGGGCATGATGGCGCTCGACGCGACCAGTGCCGTCGTCTGCAAGGATGACTTCCAGCGCTTCGATCCGCAGGCATGGGCGGTGGAGGCGGAGGCCGGCGACGCAGGCGAGGCCGCGCAGGCGGTATCGCGTGCGCTGGTGCTGGACGCGAGCCGTGGCCTGACGGTCTGGCTGCGCAAGCGGTTGATCGGTCACTATGAGATCAGCTTCACGCGGACCGTACTGGCCGAGGGAAAACCGAACGAGCGCTTGTCGGATTTGAACTTCTTCTGGGAGGCGCAACTGGCGGGGGGCGGCACTCCGAAGCCGTTCCGCCGTTCGGGCAAGCTGGAAGAATACGACAACGTGCCGATGTTCTATGCCGGCATCGGCGGCAACACGAATACGACATCGCGTTTCCGCTATTACGACGGCAGCGGCGAGCGCAAGCTGCTGCAGGAATACCTGGCGCCGGAGTATCTGCTCAAGTCGAATCACCCATACCGTATTCGCATCGTGGTCGATGCCAAGGGGACGCGTTTGTATGTCGACGATCGCGAGTTCTTCTCGGCGCCCGGGCCGCTGGCGGGCGGCGGCTACTTCGGCTTCCGCACCACGCAGTCGCGCCAGAAGATCGAGAACTTCGAGGTGCGGCGCGTGGGTTGA